One genomic region from Bacillota bacterium encodes:
- a CDS encoding methyl-accepting chemotaxis protein, with protein MKLFSKGKIIDYQNREIERLEKNLKKMSLGDFDLDLNVSAGDGCVEAERDHFIKIYQYLLKIKETFVGISKDSEDLSLNIKDGNIDYRMDTSKYQGLYSKFGIDVNEALKEMIKPLKEGGKVLEKIANNDLSLKMEGNYKGELSKFSSDINGVITRLLSVQDAFVRVANGDTSRLDEFLRLGKRSENDKLMPAAIEMMQAIQDIIVEVDNITTGIVAGNIKNSRGNADKFKGGYKKIVSGINSALDSVTAPLDETVDVISTMALNDYTKTMNTKYNGDFAVLAHSINDVQQRLLLLQEVALRISKGDISDLEDFRKSGKRSENDKLRPAFTEMMETINSLIEETVSLSEQAEIGNLSARGDSAKFTGEFKNIVLGVNNTLDAVVKPIKEVSDVMSQMSVGNLSTSVSGNYKGDFLALANAVNSTVSTLNHVVEEIASILSEIATGNLNLSHVREYRGDFRTISESLNKIITSLNRTLSEINTSAEQVAAGAGQISESSQTLSQGSEEQASSIEEVTASITEMAAQVKQNAVNANQANELSLTAKGDAVKGNQQMKEMLQAMHDINESSSHISKIIKVIDDIAFQTNILALNAAVEAARAGQYGKGFAVVAEEVRNLAQKSASAAKETTTMIEGSINKVESGTKIANNTANALDEIVTSISKTAELVGQIATASNEQANAIAQVNQAVEQVSQVIQTNSATAEESASASEELSGQAEMLKQMVNNFKLKDIKELNNVNLDKLSPDVLKAIESMFDKNEKAHGNKLSENLPMINHKDIELSKAKPQISLDDKEFGKY; from the coding sequence ATGAAATTGTTTTCAAAGGGAAAGATAATTGACTATCAAAACAGGGAAATTGAAAGGCTGGAAAAGAACCTAAAAAAAATGTCACTCGGTGATTTTGACTTAGACTTAAATGTTTCAGCCGGTGATGGATGTGTCGAGGCTGAAAGAGATCATTTTATAAAAATTTATCAGTACTTATTGAAAATTAAAGAAACATTTGTAGGCATCTCAAAAGATTCTGAAGATTTGTCTCTAAATATAAAAGACGGAAATATTGATTACCGAATGGATACCTCTAAGTACCAAGGCCTTTATTCTAAATTTGGCATAGATGTAAATGAAGCGCTAAAGGAAATGATCAAACCCTTAAAAGAAGGGGGTAAGGTACTTGAGAAGATCGCCAATAATGATCTTTCATTGAAAATGGAAGGAAACTATAAAGGAGAATTGTCTAAATTCTCAAGTGATATTAATGGCGTTATAACAAGACTGTTAAGTGTTCAGGACGCATTTGTAAGAGTTGCGAATGGGGACACAAGTCGTCTTGATGAATTTTTAAGATTGGGCAAAAGATCTGAAAATGATAAGCTCATGCCCGCCGCTATTGAAATGATGCAGGCTATTCAGGATATTATTGTTGAGGTTGACAATATAACAACTGGGATTGTTGCGGGAAATATTAAGAACTCTAGAGGAAACGCCGATAAATTTAAAGGCGGATATAAGAAGATAGTTTCAGGGATAAACAGCGCCTTGGATTCAGTAACAGCGCCGTTGGATGAGACTGTTGATGTTATATCAACGATGGCTCTAAACGATTACACCAAGACTATGAATACAAAATATAATGGGGATTTTGCAGTATTGGCGCATTCTATTAATGATGTTCAACAAAGGCTGTTATTGCTGCAAGAAGTCGCGCTTAGAATTTCAAAAGGCGACATAAGCGACCTTGAGGATTTTAGGAAGAGTGGCAAAAGATCGGAAAATGATAAACTCAGACCTGCCTTTACGGAAATGATGGAGACGATTAATTCATTAATTGAAGAGACTGTTTCTTTGTCGGAACAAGCTGAAATAGGAAATTTAAGTGCAAGAGGAGATAGCGCAAAATTTACCGGAGAATTTAAGAATATTGTTTTAGGGGTCAACAATACTCTAGACGCAGTTGTTAAGCCAATTAAAGAAGTTTCTGATGTAATGTCTCAAATGTCTGTTGGAAACCTTTCAACAAGTGTGAGTGGTAATTACAAGGGTGATTTTCTTGCACTCGCAAATGCAGTAAATTCTACTGTTTCAACTTTAAATCACGTAGTGGAGGAAATAGCTAGTATACTTTCTGAAATTGCAACGGGAAATCTAAATCTTTCTCATGTAAGAGAATACAGAGGAGACTTTAGAACGATTTCAGAATCCTTAAATAAAATCATTACATCTTTAAATCGAACACTCAGTGAAATAAATACATCTGCTGAACAAGTAGCTGCCGGAGCCGGCCAGATTTCAGAATCAAGTCAGACATTATCACAGGGTTCGGAAGAGCAGGCAAGCTCTATTGAAGAAGTTACAGCTTCGATAACTGAGATGGCCGCTCAGGTTAAACAGAATGCAGTTAACGCAAATCAGGCTAATGAACTGAGTTTGACCGCTAAGGGAGACGCTGTAAAAGGGAACCAGCAAATGAAGGAAATGCTTCAGGCAATGCATGATATAAATGAGTCGTCATCTCATATTTCAAAGATAATTAAAGTTATCGACGATATAGCTTTCCAAACCAATATCCTTGCGCTTAACGCTGCGGTTGAAGCTGCACGTGCAGGGCAATATGGTAAAGGCTTTGCGGTTGTTGCTGAAGAGGTAAGAAATCTTGCACAGAAGAGCGCAAGTGCGGCTAAAGAAACGACAACCATGATCGAAGGTTCTATCAATAAGGTCGAGTCCGGCACAAAAATCGCTAATAATACGGCGAATGCGCTAGATGAGATAGTTACGAGTATTTCCAAGACGGCTGAACTTGTGGGACAAATAGCAACTGCCTCAAATGAACAGGCAAATGCAATTGCTCAGGTAAATCAGGCGGTAGAACAAGTATCACAGGTGATTCAAACTAACTCAGCAACGGCAGAAGAAAGTGCATCGGCAAGTGAGGAGCTATCAGGTCAGGCTGAGATGCTTAAGCAGATGGTTAATAATTTTAAACTTAAAGATATAAAAGAATTAAACAATGTAAACCTCGATAAACTTAGCCCAGACGTTTTAAAGGCAATTGAGTCTATGTTTGATAAAAATGAAAAAGCCCATGGAAATAAGTTATCTGAAAATCTTCCTATGATCAATCATAAAGATATTGAATTATCAAAAGCTAAACCCCAAATATCACTTGATGATAAAGAGTTTGGAAAGTATTAA
- a CDS encoding chemotaxis protein CheW, with the protein MSGTQVEAIALEEDTQKGKYLTFSIGKEVYAIEIKFVTEIIGIQPITEVPELPKYVRGIVNLRGSIIPVMDVRLRFKKDFAEYNDRTCIIVVDVKDISVGLIVDNVTEVLSISDEDIVPPPELNKRAENKYIKAIGKCENDVKLILDCEKLMNDKDFDSISQIA; encoded by the coding sequence ATGTCTGGTACTCAGGTTGAGGCGATTGCTTTAGAGGAAGACACGCAGAAAGGAAAATATTTAACATTTTCTATTGGGAAGGAGGTCTATGCAATTGAAATCAAATTTGTAACCGAAATCATCGGAATCCAGCCGATCACTGAGGTTCCCGAACTGCCAAAGTATGTAAGGGGAATAGTAAACTTAAGAGGCAGTATAATACCCGTAATGGATGTTAGATTGAGGTTTAAAAAAGATTTCGCAGAATATAACGACAGAACCTGTATTATAGTGGTGGATGTCAAGGATATATCCGTTGGCTTGATTGTAGATAATGTTACTGAAGTTTTATCAATATCTGATGAAGATATTGTTCCGCCGCCTGAACTTAATAAACGGGCTGAGAATAAGTATATAAAAGCGATCGGTAAGTGCGAAAATGACGTAAAGCTTATTCTCGATTGTGAAAAACTTATGAATGATAAAGATTTTGATAGTATCAGCCAAATAGCTTAA
- a CDS encoding chemotaxis protein CheD has protein sequence MNGDIVNKIVGLGEYAISNDIEDVIKTFALASCVGITVYSQDKKIAGMAHIALPNPGLKYDININKPCYYATLAVPFFFDLICNKYGCNKSSLQVRLFGGADSSDVNDVFEIGKKNLSAVKDELSKINVKYEALEVSGRLSRTLEMDVLTGNVKLTTQLIKI, from the coding sequence ATGAACGGTGATATAGTGAATAAAATTGTTGGACTTGGTGAATATGCGATATCTAATGATATAGAAGATGTTATAAAAACGTTTGCGCTTGCGTCTTGTGTGGGTATAACAGTTTACTCGCAAGATAAAAAAATAGCCGGTATGGCACATATTGCACTACCTAATCCGGGTTTAAAATACGATATAAATATAAATAAACCATGTTACTATGCGACATTAGCAGTTCCATTTTTTTTTGATTTAATATGCAATAAATACGGATGCAACAAGAGCAGTCTTCAGGTAAGATTATTTGGAGGAGCTGACTCTTCAGATGTTAATGATGTTTTTGAAATCGGGAAGAAGAATTTATCAGCAGTTAAGGATGAACTATCTAAAATTAATGTAAAATATGAAGCTTTAGAAGTTTCAGGAAGGTTAAGCAGAACTTTGGAAATGGATGTTTTAACGGGGAATGTGAAACTTACAACACAGTTAATAAAGATATAA
- the cheB gene encoding chemotaxis-specific protein-glutamate methyltransferase CheB: MKIIKVLVVSNYVYIDVIIKGLSLDPGIKIIPSAYDAVEARNRIVEYEPDVLVLDEDLPDLSGVEFLKKLMPQHPLPVVMLVSGNKNTSEAVKSGAADIIKKPDQKNDVIFESLINELKIKIKISLTADLSKWNKETEIRSKHFWKHKIIAIGSSTGGTEALIKVLQLLPGDVPGIVIVQHMPPGFTKMYAERLNKTLHFNVKEAQTGDIVKQGCVFIAPGDQHIKIEKAGEAYKIICFKSDKVNGHCPSVDVLFNSVAEKAGKEAIGVILTGMGGDGARGLLAMRSNGARTAGQDEGSSIVYGMPKVAYDIGAVEEQAPLDRISEVIYKLLNER, from the coding sequence ATGAAGATAATAAAGGTTTTGGTTGTCAGTAATTATGTATATATTGATGTAATAATAAAAGGATTGTCACTTGATCCTGGTATTAAAATTATTCCATCTGCTTATGATGCAGTCGAAGCAAGAAATAGAATAGTTGAGTATGAGCCAGATGTGCTCGTTCTTGATGAAGATCTACCAGATTTAAGCGGAGTAGAATTTTTGAAAAAGCTTATGCCCCAGCATCCGTTACCCGTTGTAATGCTGGTATCTGGCAATAAAAACACTTCTGAAGCAGTTAAATCGGGTGCTGCTGATATTATAAAAAAACCTGACCAGAAAAATGATGTTATCTTTGAGAGTTTAATAAATGAATTAAAAATTAAAATCAAAATTTCATTAACAGCAGATCTTTCAAAATGGAATAAAGAAACCGAAATTCGATCGAAACATTTCTGGAAACACAAAATAATAGCAATTGGGTCTTCTACCGGGGGAACTGAGGCGCTTATCAAAGTATTACAGCTGCTTCCGGGTGACGTTCCTGGTATAGTTATTGTACAGCATATGCCTCCTGGATTTACAAAAATGTATGCTGAGAGGCTTAATAAAACTTTACATTTTAATGTTAAAGAGGCGCAGACCGGGGATATTGTAAAACAGGGGTGCGTCTTTATTGCTCCCGGCGATCAGCATATTAAAATAGAAAAGGCTGGAGAAGCTTATAAAATAATATGCTTTAAAAGCGATAAGGTTAACGGGCATTGTCCTTCTGTCGACGTACTTTTTAATTCGGTTGCAGAAAAGGCAGGCAAGGAAGCAATAGGAGTAATCCTTACCGGAATGGGCGGCGATGGAGCTCGGGGTCTTCTTGCTATGAGAAGCAACGGTGCCAGGACAGCAGGGCAGGATGAGGGGTCAAGTATTGTTTATGGAATGCCTAAAGTGGCTTATGATATTGGAGCAGTTGAAGAGCAGGCACCACTTGACAGAATTTCAGAGGTAATTTACAAATTATTAAATGAACGGTGA
- a CDS encoding protein-glutamate O-methyltransferase CheR: protein MVNIADKEYKLLTDYILSNYGIKLGEGKRTLVEGRLQGILHQLNFDSFSKYYDYILSDDTGQAASNLMSRITTNHTYFMREPDHFYYFRDTVLPQLKDSVTDKDIRVWSAGCSTGEEAYTLAMIMLDYFGMEKHLWDTNILATDISSRVIDIAKKGEYDNKDIEPLPSKWKSNYFSQINDEISVISEKVKKEVIFRFFNLNNAAFPFKREFHVIFCRNVMIYFNEETKRDLINKFYNSLYPGGYLFIGHSECLNRGNFKFKYVMPSIYRKD from the coding sequence ATGGTTAATATAGCAGATAAAGAATATAAGCTTTTAACCGACTATATTTTATCAAACTACGGTATAAAACTGGGTGAAGGTAAAAGAACTCTTGTTGAGGGAAGACTTCAGGGCATTTTGCATCAACTAAATTTCGATAGCTTTTCAAAATATTATGATTATATATTATCTGATGATACAGGACAAGCTGCCTCAAATTTAATGAGCAGGATTACAACAAATCATACATATTTTATGAGAGAACCAGATCATTTTTATTATTTTAGGGACACGGTTTTACCGCAATTAAAAGACTCTGTAACAGATAAAGACATCAGGGTGTGGAGCGCCGGGTGCTCTACCGGTGAAGAGGCTTACACACTTGCAATGATAATGCTTGATTATTTTGGAATGGAAAAACATTTATGGGACACTAATATTTTAGCAACTGATATATCAAGCAGGGTCATTGATATCGCCAAAAAAGGCGAATATGATAATAAAGATATTGAGCCTTTGCCATCAAAATGGAAATCAAATTATTTTAGTCAGATAAATGATGAAATAAGCGTTATAAGTGAAAAAGTGAAAAAAGAAGTGATATTTAGATTTTTTAATTTAAATAACGCGGCTTTTCCGTTTAAAAGGGAATTTCATGTTATATTTTGCAGAAATGTTATGATCTATTTTAACGAGGAAACTAAACGGGATTTAATCAATAAGTTTTATAATTCCTTATACCCGGGAGGATATCTTTTTATAGGACATTCCGAATGCTTGAATAGAGGAAATTTTAAATTTAAATATGTTATGCCATCAATATACCGAAAGGATTAG